The following proteins come from a genomic window of Bradyrhizobium paxllaeri:
- a CDS encoding 3-deoxy-7-phosphoheptulonate synthase, whose product MLSTTDDLRIRELKELSTPQEVMGEIPRTLTATRVVMAARNAIHAILNGADDRLLVVVGPCSVHDPAAAVDYAERLAALREQLADRLEIVMRVYFEKPRTTVGWKGLINDPNLDGSFDINKGLRLARNVLSAVNNLGLPAGTEFLDMTTPQYIADLMAWAAIGARTTESQIHRELASGLSCPVGFKNGTDGNVRIAADAVKSASHPHHFMAVTKGGRSAIAATTGNEDCHIILRGGHKPNYDRESVEAACLELTRAGVAPRLMIDTSHANSSKKPENQPLVVADIARQISNGEQRITGVMTESNLVAGRQDVVPGKQLTYGQSITDGCIDWETTVASLNVLADAVKARRDAQSRKFREERSA is encoded by the coding sequence GTGTTGAGCACCACCGACGATCTTCGAATTCGCGAACTGAAAGAGCTGAGTACCCCGCAGGAGGTGATGGGCGAGATACCTCGCACCTTGACCGCGACGCGCGTCGTGATGGCGGCACGCAACGCCATCCACGCCATCCTGAACGGCGCCGATGACCGCCTGCTGGTCGTCGTTGGCCCCTGTTCGGTCCACGATCCCGCCGCGGCCGTCGATTACGCCGAGCGGCTCGCCGCCCTGCGCGAACAGCTCGCCGACCGCCTCGAGATCGTGATGCGGGTCTATTTCGAGAAGCCGCGCACGACGGTCGGGTGGAAAGGGCTGATCAACGATCCCAATCTCGACGGCTCCTTCGACATCAACAAGGGTCTGCGGCTCGCCCGCAACGTGCTGTCAGCCGTGAACAATCTCGGCCTGCCGGCCGGGACCGAATTCCTCGACATGACGACGCCGCAATACATCGCCGACCTGATGGCATGGGCGGCGATCGGCGCGCGCACGACGGAGAGCCAGATCCATCGCGAACTCGCGTCCGGCCTCTCCTGCCCGGTCGGCTTCAAGAACGGCACCGACGGCAATGTCCGCATCGCAGCCGATGCCGTGAAGTCGGCCTCGCATCCGCATCATTTCATGGCGGTGACCAAGGGCGGACGCTCGGCGATCGCGGCGACGACCGGCAACGAGGACTGCCACATCATCCTGCGCGGCGGCCACAAGCCGAACTACGACCGCGAAAGCGTCGAGGCAGCGTGCCTCGAACTCACCCGTGCCGGCGTCGCGCCGCGGCTCATGATCGATACCAGCCACGCCAACAGCTCCAAGAAGCCGGAGAACCAGCCGCTGGTGGTCGCCGACATCGCACGCCAGATCTCGAACGGCGAGCAACGCATCACGGGAGTCATGACCGAGAGCAATCTCGTCGCGGGCCGTCAGGACGTCGTGCCGGGCAAGCAGCTGACCTATGGGCAGAGCATCACCGACGGCTGCATCGACTGGGAGACGACGGTCGCCTCGCTGAATGTGCTGGCGGATGCGGTGAAGGCGCGGCGGGACGCACAGTCGCGCAAGTTCCGGGAGGAGCGTTCGGCTTAA
- a CDS encoding HdeD family acid-resistance protein — MTLPQDDPPDLGKLKSEMNAAVKARWKVILFEGIVLALLGLAAMIVPPLASLAVTIFLGWMFLIGGVAGLFVTYWSRQMPGFWWSLFSAALAVLAGGILLARPMQGILTLTIIVGAYFLAEGVATIMYALEHRRELSERWSWLLISGVMDLLIAFTIVAGLPGSAEWAIGLLVGINLVLGGGSMVGMALAARKS; from the coding sequence ATGACCCTTCCCCAGGACGACCCTCCAGACCTCGGCAAACTGAAGTCTGAAATGAACGCCGCGGTGAAGGCGCGCTGGAAGGTCATTCTTTTTGAAGGCATCGTGCTCGCTTTGCTCGGCCTCGCCGCGATGATCGTGCCGCCGTTGGCAAGCCTCGCCGTCACTATATTCCTTGGCTGGATGTTTCTGATTGGCGGCGTTGCCGGGCTGTTCGTCACCTACTGGTCGCGGCAGATGCCGGGCTTCTGGTGGTCGCTGTTCTCGGCGGCGCTCGCCGTTCTCGCCGGCGGCATCCTGCTGGCGCGGCCCATGCAAGGCATCCTCACGCTCACCATCATCGTGGGCGCGTATTTCCTGGCCGAAGGCGTCGCCACCATCATGTACGCGCTGGAGCATCGCCGCGAATTGTCGGAGCGCTGGTCCTGGCTGCTGATCTCAGGCGTGATGGACCTGCTGATCGCCTTCACCATCGTTGCCGGGTTGCCGGGGTCGGCGGAATGGGCAATCGGCCTCCTGGTCGGGATCAACCTCGTGCTCGGCGGCGGCTCGATGGTCGGGATGGCGCTCGCCGCGCGGAAGTCCTGA
- a CDS encoding PrsW family glutamic-type intramembrane protease, whose product MLLLQALPTSIGVAAIAPALLVLWLVIAADERPGPPARVWLAFVLGAASISLLGVARAPFAAILAVPGNPWMTQGLRSIFGVAAPEEIVKVLVIIAVSLPVRRRTFADPMDTVVYGAAAGLGFAAYENLAYLVQHADMWRSLAALRSVLTVPFHGALGIIAGAYIAIARAGTALGAHRHHRDWARLSSWCLALFAPVALHAAFDFPLLTLQKHPDLGPTTRMLLGTASLLIGFSSIGFAIRLVRRVGRHHAPRTEVARERLSQLRRMWALLLVGSGAGFAGAAFVLTSLHHWFINPDRNASLLLIPLGMTSILIGLALLLATSAVYVFGRNRIRTSSEGFSSAPEPG is encoded by the coding sequence ATGCTGCTGCTTCAGGCCCTTCCAACATCGATCGGTGTTGCCGCGATTGCGCCGGCGTTGCTGGTGCTATGGCTCGTCATTGCCGCCGACGAACGTCCCGGCCCGCCCGCGCGGGTATGGCTCGCATTCGTGCTCGGAGCCGCCAGCATCTCGCTGTTGGGTGTCGCGCGCGCCCCGTTTGCCGCGATCCTTGCGGTGCCGGGAAACCCCTGGATGACGCAGGGCCTGCGCTCCATCTTCGGCGTCGCCGCGCCAGAGGAAATCGTCAAGGTCCTCGTGATCATTGCCGTGTCACTGCCGGTGCGTCGGCGGACGTTTGCGGATCCGATGGACACCGTGGTCTACGGCGCGGCCGCTGGCCTCGGCTTCGCGGCTTACGAAAACCTCGCTTATCTGGTGCAGCATGCCGACATGTGGCGCTCGCTGGCGGCCTTGCGCAGCGTGCTGACGGTGCCGTTCCACGGCGCGCTCGGCATCATCGCGGGCGCCTATATCGCCATCGCCCGCGCCGGCACCGCGCTCGGCGCGCATCGCCACCATCGCGACTGGGCGCGGCTCTCGAGCTGGTGCCTGGCGCTGTTCGCGCCGGTCGCGCTGCATGCCGCCTTCGACTTCCCGCTGCTGACCCTGCAGAAGCACCCCGATCTCGGCCCCACGACGCGAATGCTGCTGGGGACGGCGAGCCTTTTGATCGGCTTCAGCTCGATCGGTTTTGCCATCCGCCTGGTGCGGCGCGTCGGCCGCCATCACGCGCCGCGCACCGAAGTCGCGCGTGAGCGGCTGAGCCAGTTGCGGCGGATGTGGGCGCTCCTGCTCGTGGGCAGCGGCGCGGGCTTCGCGGGCGCAGCTTTCGTGCTGACCTCGCTCCATCACTGGTTCATCAATCCGGATCGCAACGCCTCCCTGCTGCTCATTCCGCTTGGCATGACCTCCATTCTGATCGGCCTGGCATTGTTGCTGGCGACATCTGCGGTTTACGTGTTCGGCCGCAACCGTATCAGGACGTCCTCGGAGGGATTTTCGTCGGCGCCGGAGCCGGGCTGA
- a CDS encoding MFS transporter, giving the protein MAAESKPTRSIRDIPPGVWILGFVSMLMDVSSEMIHALLPIYLVTVLGASMVTVGVIEGIAEATASITKIFSGALSDWLGKRKWLAAIGYGLAAFTKPVFPLAPTVGWLVAARFVDRIGKGIRGAPRDALVADLSPPDLRGASFGLRQSLDTIGAFLGPLLAIALMWWTADNFTTVFWVAVIPAFLAFALIAFAVREPERPKALRTVRNPISLAEIKNLGTAYWWVVAVASVFTLARFSEAFLVLRAQNVGLPIMLVPAVLVAMNVVYSLAAYPAGVLSDRMSRTIVLAGGIVVLIIADVVLALMPSISGVALGVVLWGLHMGLTQGLLAALVADTAPAELRGTAFGFFNLLGGVAMLAASIIAGALWDIAGPKGTFLAGAGFALVALAGLLTVRGKIGQRTSG; this is encoded by the coding sequence ATGGCCGCTGAGAGCAAGCCGACCCGTTCGATCAGGGACATTCCACCGGGCGTATGGATTCTCGGATTCGTTTCGATGCTGATGGACGTCTCGTCGGAGATGATCCATGCGCTGCTGCCGATCTACCTGGTCACGGTGCTCGGCGCGTCGATGGTGACGGTCGGCGTCATCGAAGGCATCGCCGAGGCCACCGCCTCCATCACCAAAATATTCTCCGGCGCACTCTCGGACTGGCTCGGCAAGCGCAAATGGCTGGCTGCCATCGGCTATGGCCTTGCGGCCTTCACCAAGCCGGTGTTTCCGCTGGCGCCAACCGTCGGCTGGCTGGTGGCTGCGCGTTTCGTCGACCGGATCGGCAAGGGCATTCGCGGCGCCCCCCGCGACGCGCTGGTGGCGGATCTCTCGCCGCCAGACCTGCGCGGCGCGAGTTTTGGGCTCCGCCAATCGCTCGACACGATCGGCGCCTTCCTCGGCCCCCTGCTTGCCATCGCCCTGATGTGGTGGACGGCTGATAACTTCACGACGGTGTTCTGGGTTGCCGTGATCCCCGCCTTCCTGGCGTTCGCGCTGATCGCCTTCGCCGTGCGCGAGCCGGAACGGCCGAAAGCGCTGCGCACCGTGCGCAATCCGATCAGCCTGGCCGAGATCAAGAACCTCGGAACGGCCTATTGGTGGGTGGTGGCGGTCGCGAGCGTGTTCACGCTGGCGCGTTTCAGCGAAGCCTTCCTGGTTCTCCGCGCCCAGAATGTCGGACTGCCGATCATGCTGGTGCCTGCCGTGCTGGTCGCCATGAATGTCGTCTATTCCCTCGCCGCCTACCCCGCCGGCGTCTTGTCGGACCGCATGAGCCGCACGATCGTGCTGGCGGGCGGCATTGTGGTGCTGATCATTGCGGATGTCGTGCTGGCCCTGATGCCCTCGATAAGCGGCGTCGCGCTCGGCGTCGTGCTCTGGGGCCTGCATATGGGGCTGACGCAAGGCTTGCTGGCCGCGCTGGTGGCCGACACCGCGCCGGCCGAGCTGCGCGGCACGGCTTTCGGATTCTTCAACCTGCTCGGCGGCGTGGCGATGCTCGCCGCCAGCATCATTGCCGGCGCGCTCTGGGATATCGCGGGACCGAAAGGAACGTTCCTGGCCGGCGCCGGCTTCGCGCTGGTCGCGCTGGCGGGACTGCTGACGGTACGGGGCAAAATCGGCCAACGGACCTCTGGCTGA
- a CDS encoding Zn-dependent hydrolase: MTNNLSRVDGARVLSDLRALRAIGTYKSGVHKPTFSEPHLRSLSWLVERLPEAGLAGEIDGIGNILGTSTKHGPKLLAGSHLESQNYAGWLDGPLGVVYALEAARVINTDPDMKGAVEVAAWCDEEGHFGHFLGSRSYVGGVTEADIDTARDRNEGKSMRDALRDAGLAGRPRTRCEQGRHIGYLEAHIEQGETLESSGLNIGIVTSIVGIWQYRIAFTGEQNHAGTTRMAVRRDAGLALARFCVDIDGRFPAACGPRTVWTTGRITLDPGAPSIIPGAAEMLFQIRDDDPAVIARLEDLLRRMAAEVNAQGRCTVAVERIRTGAPALMDASFQQAIEQAGAAFAGGRSLRIPSGAGHDAQVLATVMPAGMLFVPSIGGISHHWTENTADADIVTGAEVFVDACRRLLAR, encoded by the coding sequence ATGACCAACAATCTCTCACGCGTCGATGGTGCGCGTGTTCTCTCCGACCTTCGCGCCCTGCGTGCAATCGGCACGTATAAGTCCGGTGTCCACAAGCCGACATTCTCGGAGCCGCATCTGCGTTCGCTGTCGTGGCTGGTCGAGCGGTTGCCCGAGGCCGGCCTTGCGGGCGAGATCGACGGCATCGGCAATATCCTCGGCACCAGCACGAAACACGGGCCGAAGCTGCTGGCGGGATCGCACCTGGAAAGCCAGAACTATGCGGGCTGGCTCGATGGACCGCTCGGCGTGGTCTATGCGCTCGAAGCCGCCCGCGTCATCAACACCGATCCTGATATGAAAGGCGCCGTTGAAGTCGCGGCGTGGTGCGACGAGGAAGGCCATTTCGGACACTTCCTCGGCAGCCGGTCCTATGTCGGCGGCGTCACCGAAGCCGATATCGACACCGCGCGCGACCGCAACGAGGGCAAGAGCATGCGCGATGCCCTGCGCGACGCGGGTCTTGCCGGCCGCCCCCGCACACGGTGCGAACAAGGTCGGCATATCGGATATCTGGAAGCCCATATCGAACAGGGCGAGACGCTCGAGAGCAGCGGTCTCAACATCGGAATCGTCACGTCCATCGTTGGCATCTGGCAATACCGCATCGCCTTCACCGGCGAACAGAACCACGCCGGCACCACGCGGATGGCGGTTCGCCGCGACGCCGGGCTTGCGCTCGCCAGGTTCTGCGTCGATATCGACGGTCGCTTCCCGGCGGCCTGCGGTCCGCGCACGGTATGGACTACGGGCCGCATCACGCTCGATCCCGGTGCGCCCAGCATCATTCCGGGGGCGGCGGAAATGCTGTTCCAGATTCGCGACGATGATCCCGCCGTGATCGCCCGGCTGGAAGATCTCCTCCGCCGCATGGCTGCAGAGGTCAACGCGCAGGGACGCTGCACCGTCGCGGTGGAGCGCATCCGCACCGGGGCGCCTGCGTTGATGGACGCCTCATTCCAGCAGGCCATCGAACAAGCCGGCGCAGCCTTTGCCGGCGGCAGATCGCTCCGCATCCCGAGCGGCGCCGGCCACGACGCGCAGGTCCTTGCCACCGTCATGCCGGCGGGCATGCTGTTCGTGCCCTCGATCGGCGGCATCTCGCACCACTGGACCGAGAACACCGCCGACGCCGACATCGTCACGGGCGCCGAGGTGTTTGTCGATGCCTGCCGGCGGCTGTTGGCACGATGA
- a CDS encoding PEPxxWA-CTERM sorting domain-containing protein — protein MAMSLLGAAVPSAHASLVITSGNGSFDENVQYQSPVSSNNGLTLTTTTNAGTSVTFTGLEALVGSGGQATITGTDNSIAYLSWTLTDTTLGYNDGVFKVTASNGSGGATGVTITAIDQFGTAFTEFLAISGSGFFNVHALDDQLIRTITVAANGQLDDIRQVRLGDVEAIAAVPEPSTWAMLILGFAGVGFMAYRRKSQAALRLV, from the coding sequence TTGGCGATGAGCCTCCTCGGTGCAGCCGTCCCATCGGCCCACGCAAGCCTCGTCATCACGTCCGGAAACGGATCATTCGATGAGAACGTCCAGTATCAAAGCCCGGTTAGCTCTAATAACGGCCTGACACTGACAACGACGACCAACGCTGGGACCAGCGTGACGTTCACGGGCCTCGAAGCTCTGGTTGGTTCGGGTGGCCAAGCCACGATCACGGGGACGGACAATAGCATCGCTTATCTGTCGTGGACGCTAACGGACACCACGTTGGGCTACAATGACGGTGTGTTCAAGGTGACGGCTTCCAACGGCTCGGGTGGCGCAACAGGCGTGACCATCACGGCGATCGACCAGTTTGGCACGGCCTTCACCGAGTTTCTGGCGATCAGCGGAAGCGGATTCTTCAACGTCCATGCGCTTGACGACCAATTGATTCGCACAATTACAGTAGCCGCCAACGGTCAACTCGACGATATCCGGCAAGTGCGCCTTGGCGACGTTGAGGCTATAGCCGCGGTACCGGAGCCTTCCACCTGGGCGATGCTGATCCTTGGTTTCGCTGGTGTTGGTTTCATGGCCTATCGGCGGAAAAGCCAGGCCGCTCTGCGACTCGTCTAA
- a CDS encoding PilZ domain-containing protein has product MALLSSKKRETRKSLSQPGWITLEGGFAARQCVVQDLSTTGAKVTIDDPNSLPAKLRLAFSRDARTGRRCEVVWRRGKSVGVKFVR; this is encoded by the coding sequence ATGGCTTTGCTATCGAGCAAGAAGCGCGAGACGCGCAAATCGTTGAGTCAGCCCGGGTGGATCACGCTCGAAGGCGGTTTTGCCGCGCGACAGTGCGTGGTGCAGGATCTGTCCACGACGGGGGCGAAGGTCACGATCGACGATCCCAACTCGCTGCCGGCCAAGTTGCGGCTGGCGTTTTCGCGCGATGCCAGGACCGGACGCCGCTGCGAGGTGGTCTGGCGCCGCGGCAAATCGGTCGGTGTCAAGTTCGTCCGGTAA
- a CDS encoding porin codes for MRKFLLVMMAVLLPSVPALAGQLRLQRSDKAATPGKALPLKRPGSANACAEYGAGFVRIEGTNTCMKIGGAISVGAGVSSGSR; via the coding sequence ATGCGAAAATTCCTCCTGGTCATGATGGCGGTGCTGCTGCCTTCGGTTCCCGCGCTCGCCGGGCAACTCCGTCTCCAGAGGTCCGACAAGGCCGCAACACCTGGCAAGGCGCTTCCGCTGAAACGCCCCGGCTCGGCCAATGCATGCGCGGAATACGGCGCGGGCTTCGTCAGAATCGAAGGCACCAATACCTGCATGAAGATCGGCGGCGCGATAAGCGTCGGCGCCGGTGTGTCCAGCGGCTCGCGCTAA
- a CDS encoding glutathione S-transferase family protein — protein sequence MADNKKQQLTIWGRANSVNVQKVLWCLAELDLAYERIDAGMQFGKNNEAPYLAMNPNGRVPTMVDGDYVLWESNSVMRYLCMAYGEGSPIYPSQPKARAGVDRWLDWTLSTLQPVDRPVFWALVRTPVEKRDMVAIQKDADAEGLVWRIVEAQLATRPFIEGDQFTIADIALGAYARRWFGVEGVTKPELPNLERWFAQFAARPGFTRFIAPPMT from the coding sequence GTGGCGGACAACAAGAAACAACAACTCACCATCTGGGGCCGGGCCAACTCGGTCAACGTTCAAAAAGTGCTGTGGTGTCTCGCCGAGCTCGATCTCGCCTATGAGCGCATCGACGCCGGCATGCAATTCGGCAAGAACAACGAGGCGCCTTACCTCGCGATGAATCCGAACGGCCGCGTGCCGACGATGGTCGATGGCGACTACGTGCTGTGGGAATCCAATTCGGTGATGCGCTATCTCTGCATGGCCTATGGTGAGGGCTCGCCGATCTATCCCTCGCAGCCGAAGGCGCGCGCCGGCGTCGACCGCTGGCTCGACTGGACGCTCTCGACATTGCAGCCGGTCGACCGGCCGGTGTTCTGGGCGCTGGTGCGCACCCCCGTCGAAAAGCGCGACATGGTCGCGATCCAGAAGGATGCCGATGCGGAAGGCCTGGTGTGGCGGATCGTCGAGGCGCAGCTGGCAACACGGCCCTTCATCGAAGGCGATCAGTTCACGATCGCCGATATCGCGCTCGGCGCGTATGCGCGGCGCTGGTTCGGCGTCGAAGGCGTCACCAAGCCGGAACTGCCGAACCTCGAACGCTGGTTCGCGCAATTTGCCGCCCGCCCCGGCTTCACCAGGTTCATCGCGCCGCCGATGACGTAA
- a CDS encoding VOC family protein, producing MRYLHTMLRVRNLDIAMKFYQDALGLKEVRRVDNDKGRFTLVFLCAPEDEGLFKAAPQNRGAPLVELTYNWDEEKYGEDRHFGHLAYEVDDIYATCDRLMKAGITINRPPRDGNMAFVRSPDLHSIELLQKGEPKPPAEPWASMPNTGHW from the coding sequence ATGCGCTATCTCCACACCATGCTGCGCGTCCGCAATCTCGATATCGCGATGAAGTTTTACCAGGATGCGCTGGGGCTGAAGGAAGTACGCCGGGTCGACAACGACAAGGGCCGCTTCACGCTGGTGTTCCTGTGCGCGCCCGAGGACGAGGGGCTGTTCAAGGCCGCGCCGCAGAACCGCGGCGCGCCGCTGGTCGAGCTCACCTATAACTGGGACGAGGAGAAGTACGGCGAGGACCGCCATTTCGGCCACCTCGCCTACGAGGTCGACGACATCTACGCCACCTGCGACCGCCTGATGAAGGCCGGCATCACCATCAACCGCCCGCCCCGCGACGGCAACATGGCGTTCGTGCGCTCACCGGATCTGCATTCGATCGAGCTGTTGCAGAAGGGCGAGCCGAAGCCGCCGGCGGAGCCGTGGGCATCAATGCCGAACACCGGCCATTGGTAG
- a CDS encoding Flp family type IVb pilin — protein MKSTIDAGFASMNTAILRFWFSGWQLARATSFLVKIRERMGMFGKFLRDENGATAIEYSLIAGFIALAIIAAVGMTGQRLVELFESLIPALTR, from the coding sequence TTGAAGTCAACCATCGACGCCGGCTTCGCATCAATGAATACTGCAATTTTACGCTTTTGGTTTTCTGGATGGCAACTTGCGCGTGCCACATCGTTTCTGGTCAAAATTCGAGAGAGAATGGGAATGTTTGGGAAGTTTCTGCGCGACGAGAACGGCGCCACCGCAATCGAATACAGCCTCATCGCCGGGTTTATCGCCCTGGCCATCATCGCCGCCGTCGGAATGACCGGACAAAGGCTCGTGGAGTTGTTTGAGAGTCTTATTCCGGCGCTGACACGTTAG
- a CDS encoding putative quinol monooxygenase: MIIVTGSILAREDTFDDVLRSCIEHVERSRKEPGCISHDVHVDCQNPMRLFFFERWEDEAALRTHFAVEGSKAFVKSLKGRIVETSGTNIYRTEAIPR, encoded by the coding sequence ATGATTATCGTAACCGGCAGCATTCTAGCGCGCGAGGACACGTTCGACGATGTGCTTCGATCCTGCATCGAGCATGTCGAGCGCTCCCGCAAGGAGCCCGGCTGCATTTCGCATGACGTGCATGTCGATTGCCAGAACCCGATGCGGCTGTTCTTCTTCGAACGATGGGAAGACGAAGCGGCGTTGCGCACGCATTTCGCCGTCGAAGGCTCGAAGGCGTTCGTGAAATCGCTGAAGGGACGGATCGTCGAAACCTCGGGGACGAACATTTATCGTACCGAGGCGATACCGCGATAA
- a CDS encoding SIR2 family NAD-dependent protein deacylase: MIAKDLRSGVEQLGNMIAEASCIVPFTGAGISTECGIPDFRSPGGLWTRNRPIAFDEFVASADARAEAWRRRFAMEETFAAARPGRGHRALASLYRAGKTPAIITQNIDNLHQASGFKADDVIELHGNTTYARCIGCGHAYDLPWVKARFEENGSAPDCTLCDEPIKTATISFGQAMPEDEMRRATELAQQCDLFLAIGSSLVVWPAAGFPLMARNCGARLVIINNEPTEQDDVADLVIRHDIGETLGPFVGN, from the coding sequence GTGATCGCCAAGGATTTGCGCAGCGGCGTCGAGCAGCTCGGCAACATGATCGCCGAGGCTAGTTGCATCGTCCCCTTTACCGGTGCCGGCATTTCCACCGAATGCGGCATTCCGGATTTCCGTTCCCCCGGCGGCCTGTGGACCCGCAACCGCCCGATCGCATTCGACGAATTCGTCGCCAGCGCCGACGCGAGGGCCGAGGCCTGGCGGCGGCGCTTTGCGATGGAAGAGACTTTTGCGGCGGCCAGGCCCGGCCGCGGACATCGCGCGTTGGCCTCGCTCTACAGGGCCGGCAAGACACCCGCGATTATCACCCAGAATATTGATAATTTGCATCAGGCGTCCGGCTTCAAGGCCGACGACGTGATCGAGCTGCATGGCAATACCACCTATGCCCGCTGCATCGGCTGCGGACATGCCTATGATCTTCCTTGGGTAAAGGCGCGTTTCGAAGAAAATGGCAGCGCACCCGACTGCACCCTCTGCGATGAGCCGATAAAGACCGCGACGATCTCTTTCGGACAGGCGATGCCGGAAGACGAGATGCGGCGCGCCACCGAACTGGCCCAGCAATGCGATCTGTTCCTGGCGATCGGATCCTCGCTAGTTGTTTGGCCCGCCGCAGGTTTTCCGCTGATGGCCCGGAATTGCGGCGCCAGGCTCGTGATCATCAATAACGAGCCCACGGAACAGGATGATGTGGCCGACCTGGTGATCCGTCACGACATCGGAGAGACGCTCGGACCGTTTGTAGGCAATTGA
- a CDS encoding cold-shock protein translates to MGSDEFGSKKLGGPPSGGTGQNRIGPGEYTTGAQRDPAVDALSGLGDAAANLVEISGVIKWFDASKGYGFIVPDNGWPDVLLHVTVLRRDGYQTAYEGARLVVECVQRAKGYQAFRIVSMDESTAIHPAQMLPPRTHVSVTPTSGLERAQVKWFNRLRGFGFLTCGEGTPDIFVHMETLRRFGMTELRPGQYVLVRFGPGSKGMMAAEIHPETGPSALSSH, encoded by the coding sequence ATGGGGTCGGACGAATTTGGGTCCAAGAAGCTCGGGGGCCCGCCATCAGGCGGAACAGGGCAAAACAGGATTGGACCAGGTGAATACACAACCGGAGCGCAACGCGACCCGGCGGTGGATGCGTTATCGGGGCTCGGCGATGCCGCAGCCAATCTTGTCGAAATATCGGGCGTCATCAAATGGTTCGACGCTTCGAAGGGCTACGGCTTCATCGTGCCGGACAATGGCTGGCCCGATGTGCTGCTGCACGTCACCGTGCTCCGGCGCGACGGCTACCAGACGGCCTATGAAGGCGCGCGGCTGGTGGTTGAATGTGTGCAGCGCGCCAAGGGCTATCAGGCGTTCCGAATCGTCTCGATGGACGAATCGACCGCGATCCATCCGGCGCAAATGCTGCCGCCCCGGACCCACGTCAGCGTCACGCCGACCAGCGGGCTGGAGCGGGCCCAGGTCAAATGGTTCAATCGGCTGCGCGGGTTCGGCTTCCTGACCTGCGGCGAGGGCACGCCGGACATTTTTGTCCACATGGAAACGCTGCGCCGTTTCGGCATGACCGAGCTGCGGCCGGGCCAGTACGTGCTGGTGCGCTTCGGGCCGGGGTCCAAGGGTATGATGGCGGCCGAGATCCATCCGGAGACCGGACCGTCGGCGCTGTCGTCGCATTAG